GCGTCCTCGGTGTAGACCAGCAGTTCGTCGCCTTCGTCGACGTCCGTGATGGCGGTGCGGCCCTCTTTCGTGTGCATCTTGATCGTCTCTGCGTTCTGGATCAGCGTCTCGATGCGGTCGCCCTCCTCCGTCTCGGCCTGGACGCGGAACATCGGGCGCTTCTCGATCTTGGCGCGGCCGACGATGGCCTCGCGCGTGTTGCCGTTCTCGTCGACGATCTGGACCTCGTCGCCGCTGCCGACCTCGGAGAGGTACTTCGTACCGCCGTCGGGCGTGCGGACGTAGGCGTGGACGGCGCCGGCGTTGACCCGGAACGGGCGGGAGGCGACGTAGGGCGACTCGGCGGTCTCCGCGTGGACGAAGAAGAGGCCGCGGGACATCGAGCCGACGAGCATGCCCTCGTCGTGTTCCATCAGGTTGCCCGTGTCGATGCAGACGCGGTCGGCGGAGCCGGTCTGCTCGATGTCCGTCACCTCGGCCCACGAGAGGTCGAGCTGCTCGCGGCCGGCCTCGTCGCGGACCTCGACGGTGCGGCGGATCTCGTCGGGGTCGTCGGTGTCCAGCAGGACGCCGTCGGCCCCCAGTTCTAGCGTCTCGTAGGCGGTGCGGGCGTCCTCGGCGGACTGGACGCCGGTGATCAGGTCGGTCTCGTCGCCGACGCGGGCGATGAGGTTCTCCAGCGGGATGATCTGCCAGTCGTCGCCGATGACGATGGTGTGGTCGGCCTCGGCGGCGACCTGCTCGGCGAAGGCCTCGTAGTCCTCGTCGAAGATGCGGACGTAGCCGCCGTTCGGAGCGTCGCCGTCCTGCCGGAGCGCCGAGAGGTCCGCCGACCCCGAGAAGTCCGAGGGGAGGTCGACCGTGCCGTCGCCCTCGCCCTCCTTGCCCACGACGGTCGCGTCGGGTTCGATCTCGTCGCCCTCGGCGTCCATCACGTGGACGTCGCCGCCGGCGAAGGCGGCGACGTTGACCTCGCCCAGTTCGCGGACCCGCGCGACGTCGTGCTGATCGACCAGCACCCAGTCGACCCCCGCCTCGAGTCCGGCCGTGATGCGACGCTTTCTGGCCTCCCAGTCGCCGACCTCGTCGTCGGCCTTCAGCCACACGCTGCGTGTCATTATCCACCCGTGTGCGGGCGCGGGGCTTCAACGTGGCGGAAGGCGGGGACGACGCCGTCGGCGACGGACTCTCGCCCTCGACGGCCGGCCGCGAGCCCGGCCGTCCGGCCGCGGCCGTGTGTTTTTTCACCCGCTCACGCTTCCACCCGGTAGATGACTGCGCGAACGCTGGCGATGCTGTGCGTCGTCGGACTCGTCCTCCTGGCGGGCTGTGGAGGGCTGTCCGGCGGCTCCGCCGAGACGCCCGTGTCGAACGAGACGGACGGAGGGACCGCGACGCCGACCGGAACGCCGACCGAGAGCGCCGGCTCCGTCGACGAGTTCGCATTCCCGGCGGGGACGAGCGCCGACGGGTTCGGGAACGTGAGCGACCTGACGTCGGCCCACGGCGACACGCTGGAGGGTCAGGACGTCGAGTCGCGCTACCGGAGCGAATCATGGGAGCGGGACGCGTCGGGCAACCAGAGCAGCCTGCGCTCCGTGTTCACCGCCGACGTCCGCAGCGACGTCGAGGCCGAGCGGGCGCTCCTGACGACGAACGTCTCCTACGTCGGTCAGGGCCGCGTCCAGACCGTCTCGCTGACCACGTCGCTGACGACCGCCAACGAGACGTACACGCGCTCGGTCGACCGGGCGGGCAACGCCTCCTACTCCGTCGACACGCCCTCGACCGGCTTCGCGACGCGTCACGCCAGCATCAGCGCCACGGGGATCCGACCGGTCCTCGAGAGCGCGAGCTGGAACGCGACGGAGGTGACTCGGCGTAACGGGACGAAGGTGGTTCGGTACGAACCGACCGCCGTCACCACCGACGATCAGGCGACCAACGAGAACGCGGCGAACCTGACCGGCCAGGTGCTCGTCGACGAGGACGGCGTCGTCCACGGGGCCGAACTCGGCTTCGTCGTCAGCGGAAACGAGAGCCAGGGGTCGCAGGTCGTCCGGTACGACTACGACCTGATGCGACCTGACGACGTCGCGGTCGAGGACCCGGACTGGCTCGACGAGGCCCGCTCCGGCGGCGAGTAGTCGACCGGGACTGACCACCGTCGCTGTTTTCAGCGGACGACCCCTTTCGCGGCGCTCAGCGCCGGTACAGACTGCGATCGACGACCGTCTGACGTGCGTCTGGTATTCGAATTGATATCAGTCGTAATAATTAGGGGTGTGGACGACGAGTAGTACGTAGATGCACTCGAGTCCGGTCGTAACGGTCGCTGGCGCCAAGGGCGGCGTGGGCAAGACTACCACCAGTATCAATCTTGGAGTCGCCCTGGCCGACCGCGGTCTCGACGTCGTCGTTCTGGAGCTGGATCTGGCGATGGCGAACGTCGTCGACTTCCTCTCCCTGCCCGGTGCGGACGACGCGCCGACCGTTCACGACGTGCTCGCGGGCGAGGCGGCCGTCACGGACGCGCTGGCGCTGGCTCCGGGCGGCGTCACCGTCGCTCCCAGCTCCACGGACCTCGACGCGCTGGACGACGTGGACGTCTCCCGCGTTCCGGAAGTCGTCGAGGAACTCGCGGACCTGTTCGACGCCGTCCTGATCGACACGGCCGCGGGGGTCAACAGCGCAACCACGACGGCCATCGACCTCGCGGACTACGCCGTGCTCGTCTCGACGCCGCGGGTCGCGTCGCTGCGTGACGCCGACAAGACCCAGACCCTCGCCGACCGGTCGGACGGGGACGTGGCCGGACTGGTGCTGACGATGACCGGCACCGGCACTGCGCCGCCCTCGGGCGACCTCGCCGACTTCCTCGACGTCGACCTGCTGGCGTCCGTCCCGGACGATCCCTCGGTCCCCGGCTCGCAGGACGCCGGGGTGCCCGTCGTCGAGCGCAAGCCCGACGGCCCCGTTGCGAGCGCCTACCGCCAGGCGGCCGAGCGGATCCACCGGCAGCTCGCGGCACGCGAACCGTCGGACGAGGACGGGACTACCGACGACGGGGCGACGGGCGATCCGGACCAGTCCGACGAGGTCCCTGCCGACTCCGGGTCCGTCGACACGACCCAGTCCGCAGGGCCCGCGGACGACGCACGGGACCGTACGGGCGGCGGTGCCCGGACCGACCGGAACGGCGGCGAGCGACCGGTTCCAGGGACGCCCCCCGCGCCTGCCCGGAACGCGCCCGGCGACACACCGACCGAGACCGAGGCATCCATCGACATGACCACGGACGACACCACAGACGACGCAGCGAGCGACGAACCGGACGCAGAGCGCGAGACGCCCTCCAAGGAGGACCTCGAGGCCCAGGGCTGGACGTTCCCGGGCGCGAGCGACGACGAGTCCGGGACGGAGCCGGCCGGCGAGGAATCGCCGGATTCTGAGCCCGAACCGGACTCGGCCGGCGAAGTAGAAGTGCGCCAGGCGACCGACGGCGGCGTGGCCGGGGGCTACGTCGAGCAGACGATACTGTCGCCCGACGTGGACGGCGAGTCCGCCGTCCCGTCGCTCGACCCGGAGGCGACCGACGACGACGATGACGACGAGTCGCTGTCCGGTCGGATCTCGTCGCTGTTCGGACTGTAGAAGGGGAGAACCGTCAGGCCTCGACGGCCAGGCCGGCCTCGCGGAGCGCGGCCTCGGCCTCGGCGTCCTCGTGGACGACGGCGGCGACGGCGCGCGTGATCTTCTCCGGTTCCTCGTGCTGGAAGATGGAGCGGCCCATGGAGATGCCGGCGGCGCCGGCGTCGACGGCCCCGCGGACCATGGAAAGCGTCTCCTCGTCGGTGCCCTTCGACCCGCCGGCGATGACCACGGGCAGCGAGGTGGACTCGACGACGCGTCCGAAGGTCTCCGCGGTGCCGCTGTAGGCGGTCTTGACGACGTCGGCGCCCAGCTCCTCGCCCAGTCGGACGGCGTGACCCAGGTCCTCCGCGAAGGCCTCGGGGTCGTCGTCGCGGACGTCGTGGCCGCGCGCGTAGGTCATCGCCAGCACGGGCAGGCCGTAGCGCTCGGCCTCGCTGGTGACCTCCGCGAGCTGGCTGATCTGGTCAGGCTCGTGCTCGCTGCCGACGTTGATGTGGAAGGAGACGGCGTCGGCGCCCGCGCGGATGGCGTCCTCGACGGTTCCGGTCGGCCGCTTGTCGCTCTCGTCCGGGCCGATGGAGGTCGAGCCGTTGAGGTGGACGACGTACCCGGCGCCGTTGAGGTTGCCGTGGACGCGGCCCGCGATGCCCTTCTGCGTGAGGACCGCGTCCGCGCCGCCGGCCGTCACCGCGTCGATGGTCGATTCGATGTCGACGAGGCCGTCGACCGCGCCCAGTGTGATGCCGTGGTCCATGGGGACGATGACGTGCCGCCCCCCTGTCCCGATCCGATCCAGTCGCGCCGATTTCCCTGCAGTCATGTTGTGGTAGACTGTGGCAAGTACGATTATTTGCCTTCCGGTTGCGGTCGGTCCTGTGCCCCGCGGACTGCCCCCTCCTTCAGTTCGCGGGCCTTCGCTTCGAGGCGGTCCGCGACGTCCGCGGCGGGGTCGTCGTTCTCGTGGCCCCCGGCGACGATATCGACGAGCGCGGACCCGACGATGATCCCGTCGGCGCCCGCCGAGACGATGCGCTCGGCGTGGTCGCCGGTCTTGATGCCGAAGCCGACCGCCTTCGGGACCGACCAGTCCGACAGGCGCGCGAGGCTCTCCTCGGTCTGGTCGGAGACGTCGTCGCGCGCGCCAGTCACGCCCAGGCGCGCCTGGACGTACACGTAGCCCGACGTGTGCTGCTGCATGGCGTCGAGTCGCTCGCCCCGCGTCGTCGGGGCGACAATGAAGATCAGGTCGAGGCCGTACTCGTCGCAGGCCTCGCGCATCGGCCCGGCCTCCTCGGCGGGGAGGTCCGGGACGACGAAGCCCTCGATGCCGGCGTCGGCGGCGGCCTCGACGAAGGCGCGCGGGCCCCTGCTCGCGGTTTCACCGCTCGCATCCGAGGCGCGTTGCGCCTCGCCCTCCCCGTACTGATAGATCAGGTTGTAGTACGTCATACAGACCAGCGGCACGTCGACGTCGAGGTCGCGGACGAACTGGAGGAAGCGGTCGGGCGTCATGCCCGCCTCCAGCGAGCGGACGACGGCCTCCTGGATGGTCGGGCCCTCGGCCATCGGTTCGGAGAACGGCAGGCCGAGCTCGATCACGTCGGCGCCGCCGCGGGCCAGCGCCTCGACGTACCGCAGCGAGGACTCGTAGTCCGGGTCGCCCGCGGCGAGGTACGGGACGAAGGCGGGGCCGTCGGCGAAAGCGCGTTCGAGTCCCATCAGAGCCCACCTCCGACCTCGCGGAAGACGGAGAGGTCCGGCGCGGCCTCCAGGTCGCGCTGGCCCGTCTCCTCGATGACCGTCTCCAGGTCCTTGTCGCCGCGGCCGGAGACGTTGACGACGACGGTGTCGCCGAGTTCGTCGTGATGCTCGTGGAGATAGGCGAGGGCGTGGGCGCTCTCCAGCGCGGGGATGATCCCCTCCTCCTGCGAGAGGCGGTGGAACGCCTCCAGCGCGGCGTCGTCGCCCACGTTGACCGCCTCGACGCGGCCCTCGTCGACCATGTGGGCCAGCTCCGGCCCGACGCCGGCGTAGTCCAGCCCCGCCGAGACGCTGTGTGACTCCATTATCTGGCCGTCCGAGTCCTGCAGGAGCTTCGTCCGCGCGCCGTGGAGGACCCCCTCCTCCCCGGTCGACAGCGACGCGGAGTTGGGCGCGACGCCCGCCTCCTCGTCGACGGCCAGCGAGTCGCCGCCGGCCTCGACGGCGTAGAGGTCGACGTCATCGTCGTCGCGGAAGTGATGGAAGGTGCCCATCGTGTTCGAGCCGCCGCCGGCGCAGGCCAGGACGGCGTCGGGTAGGTCGCCGGTCTTCTCCCGGACCTGCTCGCGAGCTTCCTCGCTGATGACGGCCTGGAAGTCCCGGACCATCGCCGGGAAGGGGTGCGGGCCGACCACGGACCCGACGACGTAGTGGGTCGTCTCGACCGTCGTCGCCCAGTCGCGGAACGTCTCGGTGATGGCCTCTTTCAGCGTGCCGCGACCCGTCGAGACGGGGTTCACCTCGGCCCCGTTGAGCCGCATCCGGAAGACGTTGGGGCGCTGGCGCGCGATGTCGGTCTCGCCCATGTAGATCTCGCAGGGCATGTCCAGGTGCGCAGCGGCCATCGCCGTCGCCGTACCGTGCTGGCCCGCGCCGGTCTCCGCGACGATCCGCTCCTTGCCCATGTACTTCGCCAGCAGCACCTGCCCCAGCGCGTTGTTCAGCTTGTGGGCCCCGCCGTGGACGAGGTCCTCGCGCTTGAGGTAGACGTCCGCGTCGTAGCGCTCCGAGAGCTGTTCCGCGTACTGCAGCGGCGTCGGCCGCCCGCCGAAGTCGGCCATCCGCTCGCGGAACTCCTCGACGAAGTCGCCCTCGTTGTCGATCACGTACCGCTCGTAGGCGTCCGCCAGCTCCTCGATGGCCGGCATCAGCGCCTCCGGCACGTACTGTCCCCCGTAGTCGCCGAACGTGGATTCGCTGCTCATGTGTTCGTCTCCGTCAGTTCGCACGTCCGCTCGGTCACGTCCCCGGCCATGATGGCCGACCCCACCAGCAGGGCGTCGGCGCCCGCCGCCCGCATCCGAGAGACGTCGCCCGTCGATCCTATGCCGCTTTCCGCAATGAGCGTGACGCCATCGGGCGCGGCCGGCGCCACCTCCTCGAAGGTAGCGAGGTCGACCGCCAGTCGCGCCAGGTCGCGGTTGTTCACGCCGAGTATCTCCGCGCCCGCCGCGACCGCCCGCTCGACCTCCTCGCGGGTGTGAGTCTCGACGAGCACCTGGAACCCGCGCTCGCGTGCCGCGGCGATCAATTCTTCCAGATCGCCCGTCCCCTCCTCCTCGAGGAACCGCGCGATCAGCAGGACGACGTCCGCCTCGACGGCGTCGAGTTGCTCCTCGTGGAGCAGGAAGTCCTTGCGCAGCACGGGCACGTCGACGGCCTCGCGGACGCGTTCTAGCGTCGCCGTCGACCCCCCGAAGTGCTCCGGTTCGGTGAGCACGGACAGCGCGGCCGCGCCCCCCTCGACCATCCCGCGGGCGAGGTCGACCGGGTCGCCCTCGCGCTCGCCGTCGGTCGTCGGGCTCGTCGGCTTCACCTCGGCGATCAGCGGCACGCGCCCGTCCGCCTCCGCCGCGGCGAACGCCTCGGGCAGCGACCGCGCGTCCACGTCCACGCGCCCGTCGCCGCCCCCGCGTTCCCGCGCCGTCTCCAGGATGGAGCGGACGGCCGGTGCCATCTCCTCACTGTCGTCCATCTATGTACATTGACGGACAGACATGGACATAAGAGTTGCCCTTGGCCGGCGGCGGCGGTCGCCTTCCTGCCACAAAATAGAAACGTCGCCGAGACGCACCCGCGGGCATGGGCTACCACGTCGTCGACCCGGCCGCGCTGGACCCCGATCCGGACCGACCCTCCGAGATGCAGTATATAAGCGAAGCGGCGGACATGGACCAGATGGGCCTGCGCGTGTACTCGGTCGACCCCGGCGAGGAGGTTCCCCTCTCCGGCCTCCACTACCACGAGACCCAGGAGGAGGTCTTCTACGTCATCGAGGGCGTCCTGAGCGTGGAGACGCCCGAAGCGGTCTACCGCGTCGAACCCGACCAGTTCTTCGTCGCCGAACCCGAGAGCCCGCACCGCGCGCACGTGGCCGAGAGCGCCGACGAGTCGGCACGGGTGATCGGAGTGGGCGCGCCGCCGGTGAGCGACGGGCACGGCGTCGAGGAGTAACGCAACACCCGTCTGGCGACCGGTGCCGCCCCGATAGTGCGAATCTTCAAGGCCTGCACGGGCGGAGTAGCGAGCATGAACGGAGTCGCCGACGCCGGCATCTACGCGCGCGAGTCGGACTACCTTGACCGGTATGTCCAGGTGGGAGCGGCCGGAGAGAAGGTCATCAGCCTGTCATTCCCGACGACGCCGGACGAGGACGCCAGCGAGGACCACCTGCTGCTCGATCGGATCGACGAATACCTCCACAGCGAGGAAGACGACTTCCGCGACGTCGACGTCGGCCTGACCGTCCCGACCGACCGGCGGGCCGTCCTAGAGGCGACCCGGGAGGTCCCCTACGGACAGCAGGCCAGCGTCGAGCAGGTGGCCAACATGGCGGCCGGACTGGACGCCGACGACGAGGACGACGTCGCGACCGTCCGCGAGGCGCTGGCCGACAACCCCGTCCCGCTGGTGATCCCGGATCACCGCGTCCGAGACGGCCCCAGCGGGGCACCGCCCGAGGTGGAGCAGAAGCTACGCAGCCTCGAAGGGCTCTAGGTCCCGACAGCGGGGCGGTTACAGATCGTCGTTGGGCCGGTCGGGTTCGATCCCCGGTGCCGACGCCAGCCCGGCGATCCAGTCGGTCGGGATCAGTTTCGCGTCCGTCCCGGTGTCGATCTCCACCGCGCCCTCGATGGGCTCCTTGTGCTGCTTTCGGATCGGCGGCGTGTCTGTCACGACTGCCTCCGTCGTGTACCCGTACACGCCGCTGTCGGGCCCGTCGACGTGGTAGACGATCCGGTCCCCCTCCGACACCGGATCGTGGCGGGGCGACCCGCCCGACAGGTCTGGCCTGGTGCCGCCGCCTTCGGCCGCCCCCCGGTACTGGGGCTCGACGCGCCGAACGCTGAACCCCTCGATGGTGTCGACGTCGTCGCGCTCACGCCGCCAGTCCGCCAGCGCCGACCTGATGCGGTTGGGCCCGAGTTCCTCGGCGTCGTCGACGTCGATCGGACAGTTTCGGCGCCTGGGATTGCCCTCCGGATCGGTGTAAGCCACCAGCAGATCGTACCATTCCCCCCCGTCGACGTCCTCGACGTCGAACGTCGGCTCGTCGGTCGCTATCTCACCCATATATAATATTATATCCCAGAACTACTTAAATATAACAGAACATCGGGTAGAACTCGAATGCGTTCGATCCAATTGTCATTCTCGAAGATTCAGTTTTCACTGGAAACGTATCTGTGATAGATCGCTGCGTGGCTGCGAGGCGGAGAGCGCGGGGACGCCGTCACCCACCGGGGCGGCCGATTCCGAGTCCCTCGTGGACGGTCAGTTCGAGCGCGTTGACGAGGTAGTGGGCGACGGCGACTGCCAGCAGGCTGTCCGTGACGACGAACAGGGCGGCCAGTGCCATCCCGAGGCTGCCCGTAACGACCATGCCGACGCGACCCTGGGCGCCGTGTGCGGCCCCGAAGGCGATCGAGGAGACGATCGCCATCGGCCACGGTGAGATGCCCAGGCCCGCCTCGACGACGCCGATGGCCGCGGCCCGGAAGACGAACTCCTCAACGACGGCGATGATCGGCAGGACGCCGACCAGCAGGAGACCCCACCCGCGGGCGTCGTCCGGCGCCAGCATCTCGCGCAGGGACTCGTCGTAATCGACGCCGACGCGCCTGGCGGTCAGCCCGGCCAGCTCGTTGCCGATCCACAGCGCGACGCCGGCGGCGACCCCCACCGCTACGGCGGGGGTCCCCGTCGACAGCGGGTCTGCGGCGATGCCGAAGGCCCAGGCCGGAATCCCGAAGTAGAACGCCCCGGCCGCGAGCACGGTGCCGAACAGGCCCTGCGTGAGCGCGACGTTGGCGAGCAGGGCCCCGGTCGACAGCTCCAGCTCGATCGGCTCGGGGTCGTCGAAGCGCGGGATGACGGGGTCGCCGGGACGGGGGTTCCGCGTCGCGGGCCCGGCGAGGGCGCCCATCCGCTCCGGATCGACGGCGCCGTCGCTGACGGTGTCCTGCGTCAGGCGCGCGAGAGCGAGAAGGATAGAAACGGCGACGCCCGTCAGGCCGACGAAGGCGGCCCAGCGGGCCATGCGGCGTTACTGCGGGCTGGGCGAGCCGCCCTGGCGGCCCACCTCGTGGTCGAGTGCCTTGCCGGTGATGGACTTCAGCCGGTCGACCAGCGAGTCCTTCTCGGGTTCGCCGGCCAGCGCCACGTCCAGCACCTCGGAGATGTGCGAGACCGGGATGATCTCGATCATCTCCTCGTACTCCTCCTCGATCATGACGTCCTGGGTGTTGGCCTCGGGGATGATGACCGTGTCCAGTCCCGCCTTCGCGGCGGCCTCGATCTTGTGGGTGACGCCGCCGACGGGCAGCACGTCGCCCCGGACCGACAGCGAGCCGGTCATGGCGATGTTCTGCTCGACGGGGACGTCCTCCAGCGCGGAGATGACGGCCGTCGCGACCGTGATGGAGGCGGAGTCGCCGTCGACGCCGCCCTCGCCGGCCTGGACGAACTGGATGTGGACGTCCTTCTCCGAGATGTCCTCGTCGGAGAACTTCTTGATGATCGCGGAGACGTTCTGGACGGCCTCTTCGGCCATCTCCTGGAGCTGACCGGTGGCGATCACCTGACCGGGCCCCTGCGAGGGGGCGACCTCGGCCATGACGGGCAGGACGATGCCGGAGTCCTCGCCCATCACCGCGAGACCGTTGACGCGGCCGATCACGTCGCCCTCGTTGACGGTCAGCTCGTAGTCCTTGCGCCGCTCGATGTAGTCGTCGGCGAGCTGCTGCTCGATGGAGCGGCTGCGGTTCTTGGCCTGGAGCACGTCCTCGCGAGTGGTGTACTCGCGGTCGTCGGCGCGCGCGATGTCGCCGGCGACCCGCACGAGTCCGCCGAGTTCGCGGAACTTCAGGGTGAGGTGCTCCTTGCGGCCGGCGCGACGCCGGGCCTCCAGGATGAGCTCCTCGGCGGCCTCCCGGGTGAAGTGGGGGAGGCGTCCGTCGCGCTCGATCTCCTGGGCGATAAAGCGGGCGTACTTCCGGCGCATCTCGGGGGTGTCCTCGATGGTGTCGTCCATGTACACCTCGTATCCGTAGCCCTTGATCCGGGAGCGCAGGGCCGGGTGCATGTTCTCCATGGCGTCGAGGTTCCCCGCCGCGATCATGATGAAGTCACAGGGGACGGGCTCGGTCTGGACCATCGCGCCCGAGGAGCGTTCGGACTGGCCCGTGATGGAGAACTCGCCCTCCTGGATCGCGGTCATCAGCTTCTGCTGGCTGCGGATGTCCAGCGTGTTGATCTCGTCGACGAACAGGACGCCCTTGTTGGCCTTGTGGATCGCGCCGGGCTCGACGCGGTCGTGGCTGGGCGTCTCCATGCCGCCGGACTGGAACGGGTCGTGGCGGACGTCGCCCAGCAGGGCACCGGCGTGGGCGCCGGTGGCGTCCTCGAAGGGCGCGGTCTGCTGGTTCGCGCGGTTGACCAGCAGGTTCGGGATCATCGCGTCGTTACCGCGGGAGCCGTACCGGAAGGCGAGATAGATGACGCCGGCCGCGAGGATGCCCAGCAGGATCTGCTGGACCAGGATCAGGGCGTAGCCGATGACGATGGCGATGATGATCCACATGAGGAAGGTCCGCATCTGGTTGCGCTTGCGGGCCTCCTCCTTGTGGGCCTCGACGATCTGTTCGCCCTTGCCCGCGGGGACGGTGCGGACCTTGGGCTCGTTGCCGTCGTCGGGGTTGTGGTAGACCAGAACGTCCTGCAGCTCCTCCTGGGGGAGCAGCTGGGACATCGCCTTGGCCAGCATCGACTTGCCCGTCCCGGGCGAGCCGATCATCATCACGTGGCGTCGTTGCTTGGCTGCCTTCTTGATCACGTCGCGGGCGTGGTCCTGCCCGATGACCTGGTCGACGAGGCGGTCCGGGACCTCGATCTCGCCGGTGGTGTCGATGTCGAGGCCGCCGAGCAGGCCCGCCTCCTCGTCCTCGTCGACGATGGCGTCGCCCTCGACGTCGACCTCGACGCTGCTGCCCAGATCGGACAGGCTGCCGTCGTCACCTTCGTCGCCCGCGCCGTCGGCGTCGGTCCCCTCCTCGGGGACCTCGGCGGCGACGTCGTCCGCGGGCGCGTCGGTCACCTCCCGCTCTGACTCGGGAGTGTCGTCGGTCTCAGTGTTGTCGCTCATACAAGCGTTGCTACAATGACGGAAGGACCCTCCACTGATATACTTTCTCCCCGCAACCGGCGCCGAAAGCGGGCCGAAACCGCCAGATAGCGACCGGTTCCGTCGGTTCGTCCCCACTCGCCGTCTTTATACCAGTCCGGTCCGGAGAGAGGATATGCGCGGCTTCTACATCGGCCGGTTCCAGCCGTACCACAACGGCCACCACACGGTAATCGAGACCATCGCCGGGGAGGTGGACGAACTCGTCCTGGGGATCGGGAGCGCCGGCGACTCCCACTCGACGCGCAACCCCTTCACCGCCGGCGAGCGGATCATGATGATCACGAAGGCCGTCCGCGAGTTCGAGCGGGAACACGACCTCGTCACCTACGTCGTCCCCATCGAGGACCTCAACCGCAACTCCGTCTGGGCGAGCCACGTCGAGAGCATGTGTCCCAGTTTCGACGTCGCCTACTCGAACAACCCCCTCGTCATCAGGCTGTTCGAGGAGGCCGGCATCGAGGTCCGCCAGTCGAAGATGTTCGAACGCGACCGACTGGAGGGCAGCGACATCCGCGACGCGATGATCGACGGCGAGGACTGGCGAGATCGCGTCCCCGACGCCGTCGTCGAAACCATCGAGGAGATCAACGGCATCCAGCGCATCCGCGCCGTCGCTGAGGACGACGTCGTCGAGCGGTGGGAGACCGAGAACGACGACGGCGCCCGGGACGAGCGCCGACGGGAGGACTGATGATCACGCTCAGTTCCGACTTCGGCTCGCCGTACCCAGCGGCGATGAAGGGCGTGATCCTGCGGGAATCGGGCGCTCGCCTCGTCGACGTCTCCCACGAGTTCCCCCGGCAGGACGTCCGCGCCGCCGCCTTCTGGCTCCGCGAGGTGCTCCCTCACTTCCCGCCCGCGGTCCACTGCGTCGTGGTCGACCCCGGCGTCGGGACCGACCGGGCGGCCCTGGCGATCAGGGTCGGTGACCACGCCCTCGTCGCGCCCGACAACGGCGTCGCGCTCCCGGTCGCCCGCGAACTCGCCGGCGACGGCGACGTCATCGAGGTGTTCGAGATCGAATACGAATCGCCAGAGAGCGCCACCTTCCACGGCCGGGACGTGTTCGCCCCGGCGGCGGCCCGCGTCCACGAGGCCGGCGTCGACGCCGTCCACGAAATCGAGGGCTTCGAGCGTGCCGACGGCTACGAGGACCTGACCTTCCCGGAACCGACGGTCGGGAACACGGGCGCCAGCGGCGAGGTGCTGGTCGTCGACGACTTCGGCAACAGCGTCACCAACGTCCCCGGAGATGTCCTCGACGACCGCTGGGGAGACCAGGTCCGGATCAACGGCGAACCGGCCCCCGTCCGCCGGACCTACGCGGCGGTCGACCCCGGCCAGCGGCTGGTCACCGTCGGCAGCCACGGCAACGTCGAACTCGCCGTCAACCGCGGCCGCGGCGACGAGGCCTTCGATGTCGGCCGCGGCGCGCGCGTCGAACTGAACTTCTGAGCCGCGCCGCTGCTACGACTCTGTCCTTCGATCGGAACCGGAGTGAAACTCGGGGTTCGGAAGCGAAAACGGGGTTCGAGCGTCATTTCGCTTGCTCGGCCGATTGATCGCCGCTGACTGCGGCTTCGCGACGAAACGCTCGACCGTTTACTCAGCAGTCTGATCTCCGCTGACCACGGTCTCGCGATGAAACGCTCGACCGTTTACTCAGC
This genomic interval from Halomicrobium urmianum contains the following:
- the trpB gene encoding tryptophan synthase subunit beta, producing the protein MSSESTFGDYGGQYVPEALMPAIEELADAYERYVIDNEGDFVEEFRERMADFGGRPTPLQYAEQLSERYDADVYLKREDLVHGGAHKLNNALGQVLLAKYMGKERIVAETGAGQHGTATAMAAAHLDMPCEIYMGETDIARQRPNVFRMRLNGAEVNPVSTGRGTLKEAITETFRDWATTVETTHYVVGSVVGPHPFPAMVRDFQAVISEEAREQVREKTGDLPDAVLACAGGGSNTMGTFHHFRDDDDVDLYAVEAGGDSLAVDEEAGVAPNSASLSTGEEGVLHGARTKLLQDSDGQIMESHSVSAGLDYAGVGPELAHMVDEGRVEAVNVGDDAALEAFHRLSQEEGIIPALESAHALAYLHEHHDELGDTVVVNVSGRGDKDLETVIEETGQRDLEAAPDLSVFREVGGGL
- the trpC gene encoding indole-3-glycerol phosphate synthase, giving the protein MDDSEEMAPAVRSILETARERGGGDGRVDVDARSLPEAFAAAEADGRVPLIAEVKPTSPTTDGEREGDPVDLARGMVEGGAAALSVLTEPEHFGGSTATLERVREAVDVPVLRKDFLLHEEQLDAVEADVVLLIARFLEEEGTGDLEELIAAARERGFQVLVETHTREEVERAVAAGAEILGVNNRDLARLAVDLATFEEVAPAAPDGVTLIAESGIGSTGDVSRMRAAGADALLVGSAIMAGDVTERTCELTETNT
- a CDS encoding cupin domain-containing protein, producing the protein MGYHVVDPAALDPDPDRPSEMQYISEAADMDQMGLRVYSVDPGEEVPLSGLHYHETQEEVFYVIEGVLSVETPEAVYRVEPDQFFVAEPESPHRAHVAESADESARVIGVGAPPVSDGHGVEE
- a CDS encoding MGMT family protein, translating into MNGVADAGIYARESDYLDRYVQVGAAGEKVISLSFPTTPDEDASEDHLLLDRIDEYLHSEEDDFRDVDVGLTVPTDRRAVLEATREVPYGQQASVEQVANMAAGLDADDEDDVATVREALADNPVPLVIPDHRVRDGPSGAPPEVEQKLRSLEGL
- a CDS encoding CPBP family intramembrane glutamic endopeptidase, whose translation is MARWAAFVGLTGVAVSILLALARLTQDTVSDGAVDPERMGALAGPATRNPRPGDPVIPRFDDPEPIELELSTGALLANVALTQGLFGTVLAAGAFYFGIPAWAFGIAADPLSTGTPAVAVGVAAGVALWIGNELAGLTARRVGVDYDESLREMLAPDDARGWGLLLVGVLPIIAVVEEFVFRAAAIGVVEAGLGISPWPMAIVSSIAFGAAHGAQGRVGMVVTGSLGMALAALFVVTDSLLAVAVAHYLVNALELTVHEGLGIGRPGG
- the lonB gene encoding ATP-dependent protease LonB, producing MSDNTETDDTPESEREVTDAPADDVAAEVPEEGTDADGAGDEGDDGSLSDLGSSVEVDVEGDAIVDEDEEAGLLGGLDIDTTGEIEVPDRLVDQVIGQDHARDVIKKAAKQRRHVMMIGSPGTGKSMLAKAMSQLLPQEELQDVLVYHNPDDGNEPKVRTVPAGKGEQIVEAHKEEARKRNQMRTFLMWIIIAIVIGYALILVQQILLGILAAGVIYLAFRYGSRGNDAMIPNLLVNRANQQTAPFEDATGAHAGALLGDVRHDPFQSGGMETPSHDRVEPGAIHKANKGVLFVDEINTLDIRSQQKLMTAIQEGEFSITGQSERSSGAMVQTEPVPCDFIMIAAGNLDAMENMHPALRSRIKGYGYEVYMDDTIEDTPEMRRKYARFIAQEIERDGRLPHFTREAAEELILEARRRAGRKEHLTLKFRELGGLVRVAGDIARADDREYTTREDVLQAKNRSRSIEQQLADDYIERRKDYELTVNEGDVIGRVNGLAVMGEDSGIVLPVMAEVAPSQGPGQVIATGQLQEMAEEAVQNVSAIIKKFSDEDISEKDVHIQFVQAGEGGVDGDSASITVATAVISALEDVPVEQNIAMTGSLSVRGDVLPVGGVTHKIEAAAKAGLDTVIIPEANTQDVMIEEEYEEMIEIIPVSHISEVLDVALAGEPEKDSLVDRLKSITGKALDHEVGRQGGSPSPQ